Proteins encoded by one window of Aphis gossypii isolate Hap1 chromosome X, ASM2018417v2, whole genome shotgun sequence:
- the LOC126552833 gene encoding ATP-dependent DNA helicase pif1-like, producing MRVQLQNDPSAQIFSEQLLDIGNGKIELQPNTQCIKLPDNFCTVVQDKNELIQSIFPDIQNNYLNHEWLSQRAILAAKNVDVDEINLQIQQLLPGDLMSFKSIDTVVDKNESVNFPIEFLNSLDIPGMPPHNLRLKIGSPIILLRNLNPPQLCNGTRLVIKKITGNILEATILSWKFKGKVVLLPRITMIPSDSTIPFKRLQFPIRLAFAMSINKSQGQQCPIVV from the coding sequence ATGCGAGTACAATTGCAAAATGATCCATCAGCACAAATATTTTCCGAACAACTATTGGATATTGGGAACGGTAAAATAGAACTGCAACCAAATACGCAATGCATTAAACTACCAGACAATTTTTGCACTGTTGTTCaggataaaaatgaattgattCAGAGTATTTTCCCGGATatacagaataattatttgaatcatGAATGGCTTAGTCAACGGGCGATTTTGGCAGCAAAAAACGTTGATGTTGACGAAATTAACCTCCAGATACAACAGTTGTTACCAGGCGATCTGATGTCTTTTAAATCAATCGATACTGttgttgataaaaatgaaagtgTAAATTTTCcgattgaatttttaaattcattagatATCCCTGGAATGCCACCACATAATCTTCGATTAAAGATTGGTTCCCCTATTATTCTCCTCCGTAATTTGAATCCACCTCAATTATGTAACGGTACGCGTTTGGTCATCAAAAAGATCACCGGAAACATTCTTGAAGCAACCATTTTGTCTTGGAAGTTTAAAGGAAAAGTGGTCCTGTTGCCACGTATTACGATGATACCATCAGATTCTACCATACCCTTCAAAAGGCTACAGTTTCCAATTCGTTTAGCTTTCGccatgtctataaataaatctcaAGGTCAACAATGTCCAATTGTGGTTTAG